GCCGGGTGCCAGCATTCACTCCGCGCTCTGGACTTCGCACCCCGTGTTTAGAGGTGGGCTTTCGCTCAACGATACTTCCTGAAAGCGCAGTCCCGACGAGTCGTAGAAGATGATGCGCCCGTCGTCATTCGACCAGATGGCGCTCGTGCGCAGCAAGCGCGGCCCCTGGACGTGGAACACCAGCCCGCACGCCCGGCCGCCGCGCTTGAGCGGCGTGCGGAACAGTGGGGCCTGAGTCGGGTCGAGCGCGTCTCTATCACACAGCACCGAGTGAACGAATTCGGCCAAATCTTCAACGGCCGAGAACGCAACCACCGAACGAGACATCCGCACCTCAATCAAACACCGAGCGCGGCGCCGGGAACGCAGAACTCAAGGCAAAAGGACTCGGGCGATCAGTCGACTTCCTTCCGCCTCAACTCCGCGTTCCGCCCGCCGCACTCCGAACACCGTACTCCGAACTTCGATCGTTTCGCCTATCCAAACGTTTTACGGCCGCCGTGTCACGCTCAACACGCCCGAACGCTCCGGCCACTCGGCAAACGCATTCCGGTTCTACCACCCGTGCAGCCGGCGCAGGGCGTCGTAAAGAACGATTCCAACGGACGTCGCGAGGTTGAGGCTCCGCACGGCCCCGGTCGGCATCGGGATGCCGATGAGTCGCTCGGCGAAGCGCTCGCGTATCGAGTGCGGCAGCCCGCTCGACTCGCTCCCGAACAACAGACAATCACCGTCGACGAAATCGGCCCGCGTGTAGGGCTTGTCATTGGGCGTTTCCACGCACCAGATGCGCGGGGTAGGTTCGCCCAGCGCCCGCTCGAAGTCCTCGAACGTGACGTGTCGCACCACATCGACCGCGTGCCAGTAATCGAGGCCCGCGCGCCGGAGCGAGCGGTCGTCGAGCCGGAACCCGAGGCGCCCGATCAGGTGCAGGCGCGTGCCGGTCGCGGCACACAATCTCGCGATGTTCCCGGTGTTGGGCGGGATCTCCGGTTCCCACAGCGCGACGTGCAGCACGTGACTCCTCCGATTGTTCCGGCCGTGCGTGTTGTATCGGCAGCTCCGCGCCCCGGACATGAAATCCGACCGCGCCGGGCGCGATCTCGGGTTCAGGGCGCGCGTCCCACGAATGACAATGTGGGTTGTGCAGCGCGCGCGGCTTCGGGGTGGGACGAATGACGGAAAAGAACGCACCTTCGGTTCAGTCGTCGTGGCGGGTCGATGCCCTCGTCATCACGCTCTTCGCCGTGGGAACCGTGCTGGCGGTCGCGGTCGGCTCGTCCCGCGCGCTCGGCTCCGGGCCGAACCTCTTCGGCTCGTGGGGCGAGGTCGGGGCCGGGTGGCTCCTCGATCCGCTCGGGTGGGCGGCGATCGTGCTGCTCGCGGGCTGGTTCGCGGTGGCCGCGCTCCTCATCGTCAGGCGCACTACGCTCAGGCTCATCACGCGCGTCCTCGGTTGGGGTACCGTCACGATTTCCACCGCGGTCGGCGTGGACTGGTTCGGCATGGGGTTGCCCGCACCGACGGTCGCCGGGCGTGGCGGATCGGTGGGCGCGTATCTTCGTTTCGGGCTCGAAGACGCGACCGAGCCGGGTATCGCGCTGGCGGTACTGGCACTGGTCACGCTCGTCGGCCTGGCGCTCGTGGCCGACCGGCTCGTGGTTGCTGTCGCGCGCGTGAGCTGGGTCGTACTGCGGGCGGTGTGGAGAGGCGCGGTGTGGGTCAATGATCGCGTTGCGGACGCAATGGAAGCCGTTATTGGCCGCGTCGCAAAGGTGCTGAACGTCATCGGTCGCAGCGCGCTGAGCGTGGCAAAAGGCGCTCTCGCGGTCGTACCCGCGCGAAAAGCGGTTTCGCCCGCCGCGTCAACGATGCACGTCGCACCGATCACGAAGATCGGGCCGGCTTCTGTTTCCACCGCGACGCCGGCGCCCGTTCGGTCACCGATCCCGCCCGAGTCTTCTCCCGAGGACGACGCGGCGCCGGAGACGAAGCCCGAAGACATTCCGATTCACGTTCACGCCGGGTCGAAGCTCGCGCCGCTCCTGCGCGCGGTTCCCCCGCTCGACGAACCGCTCTCGACCATCGAGTACGAACTACCGTCGCTCTCGCTGCTCAACGACCCGGAACCGTTCCCGGTCGAGGACCACGAGCAGAAACTGCGCGAGATGGCCGTCTTGTTGGAGAAGACGTTCCAGGACTTCGGCCTGAACGTGAAGGTGGTCGGCATCCACACGGGACCGGTCATCACGCAGTACGAAATTACGCTCGAAACCGGCATGCGGCTCAACAAGGTCACCACGCTGGCCGACGACCTCGCGCTCAACCTCCGGGTCGCGAGCGTGCGCGTCGTCGCCCCGCTGCCCGGTCGCAACACGGTCGGGATCGAGGTGCCGAACGAGATCCGCCAAACGGTTCAGCTCAAGGAACTCGTCGGGGCGCTCGCGCACACGCCGAAGGTGAGCAAGTTCAAACTGCCGCTCTTCGTCGGCAAGGACGTCGAGGGGCGCCCGCTCGCGTTCGACCTCGCCACGATGCCGCACCTGCTCATCGCGGGCAGCACCGGGACCGGTAAGTCGGTGTGTTTGAACACCATCATCGTCAGCTTGCTGCTCACGCGCCGGCCGGACGAGTGCCGGATGATCCTCATCGACCCCAAGAAGGTCGAGCTGAGCGACTACGCGCAGATCCCGCACCTGATGACGCCGGTGGTGAAAGAGGACAAGAAGGCCGACGCGATCCTCGCCTGGGCCGTGGACAAGATGGAAGAGCGCTACGAGTGGCTGCACCGCGCCCGCGTGCGGAACATCGCCTCGTACAACGAGCTGCCGTTCGAGGAGATCGCGCGGCGCGTCAACCCGGACAGCGAGGACGAACTGCGGGCGATCCCGCGCAAGATGCCGTACATCGTCATCGTCATCGACGAGGTCGGCGACCTGATGATGAAGATGAAGAAAGAGATCGAGGGGAACATCATTCTGCTCGCGCAAAAGTCGCGCGCGGCCGGGATTCACCTGATCCTCGCGACCCAGAAGCCGACCGTGGACGTGGTGACCGGGCTCATCAAGTCGAACATGCCGGCGCGCATCTGCTTCCGCGTCACGAACCGGTCCGACAGCGCCGTGGTGCTCGACGAGAAGGGCGGCGAGCGCCTGCTCGGGAAGGGCGACATGCTGTTCCTCCAAACCGGCGTGCTGACCCGCGCGCAGGGCGCGTTCGTCGAGGACCAGGAGATCGAGCGCGTGGTGGGCGCGATCGCCACCGACACCCCGTCCTACGACAACGAGCTGCTCAATCTGAAGACCCGCGAACAGGTGGAAGCCGCTAACAGTGGGGGCGAGGTGGGTGAAAAGCTCCGCGAGCGCGACCCGGTCTACGAGCAGGCGGTGGAGATCGTTATCCGCGAGCAGCGCGGCAGCACGTCGCTCCTGCAGCGCGCGCTGGGCATCGGGTACGGTAAGGCGTCGCGGCTGATCGACTACATGGCCGAGGACGGCATCGTCGGCGGGTTCAACGGCAGCAACGCGCGCCAGGTGCTCATTTTGCCCGACGAGTGGGAGGCGCGCAAGCGCGCGGTTCCAGCGGGGTGATCTTTTCCGCGCGGGCTCGTCCGGCGCTCGCGCGTAGTGCCGGTCAATTCTCCGAGAACCGCGGGAGCCGCCGGTGCCGCGGTCGGCTTCTCCCGTGAGTCGTCGCCAATCCAGTGCCTCGAGCCAAGTTTCTACTCGTTCGACGATCACTTGCGGCCACACTCGTGCCGAGTTCGTATCGTGTTCCGAAACGCACTTCGCCTTTCGGAGAGACGCACGTGAATAAGCTCACGAAACACACCGCATTCATCCTGTTCACGATCTTCGGCATCCCGATCATCATCGCGACGCCGTTCCTGCTGTACGGGTTCTTGGGCAAACCGTAATGAGTTTTGACGGGATTAGATGGTAGCTTGTGCGTACTGCACCGGGCGAAGGAGCGCACAGGGCTCCCGCCCTGTGCTACGAAAGACGGCCCCTCCGGGGCGAAGAACAAGAACCATCGTTTGTAGCGCAGGGCTTCTGCCCTGCGCGTTCTTGTGCTCTTCTTCTTTGAGACTGGGATCACACGATGAAGCACCGCAAGTTCGGTGACGCGAACGTTTCGGAAGTCGGGCTGGGCTGCTGGCAGATCGGCGGCGATCAGTGGGGCGATGTTGCCGAATCGGACGCACTTGAGGTATTGCGGGCCTCCGTCGAAGCCGGTGTCACGTTCCTCGACACCGCGGACGTGTACGGCGCTGGGCGTAGCGAAGAACTGATCGGCCACTTCCTCAAAAATTACCCGCGCGAGCGGTTCTTCATCGCGTCGAAGTTCGGGCGGTTCCCGCGCCCAGGTTGGCCCAGCAACTTCGAGCCGAAAACCATTCGCGAACACACTGAGAATTCGCTGAAGCGCCTCGGGATCGAGCGCCTCGACCTCACGCAACTCCATTGCCTGCCGATGGAGCAGCTCCAGCGCGCCGAGGTGTGGGACACGGTTCGCGCGCTGAAGCGAGAGGGCAAGATCGCCCGGTTCGGGGCGAGCGTCGAATCGGTGGCCGAAGCGGAAGAGTGCATCAAACACGAGGACTGCGCGTCGCTGCAAATCATCTTCAACATCTTCCGCCAAACGCCCGAAACGAGTGGCCTCCTCGCCCGCTGCAAGGCGCGCGGGGTCGCGATCATTGTTCGGCTCCCGCTCGCGTCCGGGTTGCTCGCGGGGAAGTATACGCCCGCAACCACGTTCGGCCCCAACGACCACCGCACCATCAACCGCAACGGCGAGAAGTTCAACGTCGGCGAAACGTTCGCGGGCCTGGGCTTCGAGAAGGGGCTGGAGACGGTCGAGAAGTTGAAGCCGCTCGTGCCGGCCGGGTACACGCTCCCGCAACTCGCGCTGCGCTGGTGCCTCGATCACGACGCGGTCACGACCATCATCCCCGGCGCGCGCAACCGATCGCAAGCCCGGGCGAACGCTGCCGCGAGCGATCTCCCGCCACTCCCGGCGGACGCACATGCGCAACTGCGTGAGTTCTTCGTTTCGGCGGTAAAACCGTTGGTTCGCGGCCCGGATTGATTTCGCCCTTGCCGACCAGTGGCCGCGACTCATACGATTACCGACGGCTTGTGAAAGTTTTCACAAAGTCGCGGTGATCGCTGCATCGGGCTGATTTTTGGGGGAGCGAGAGCGTGCCGTCCATCTTCTCGCGGTCACTCGATGGTCACGTCCGTCAGGCCGTTATCGGCCTGGGGGTGCTGGTCGCGCTCGTCGGTACCGGCTGGTACTACTACGCGCTGCCGAGCTACACCCGCGTGGGCTACACGCCGGAACAACCGGTGCCGTTCTCGCACGAGTTGCACGCGGGCAAGCTCGGGATGGATTGCGCGTACTGTCACCAGTCCGTGTTCGAGTCGCCGCACGCGAGCGTGCCGAGCTCGCAAACGTGCATGAACTGCCACAACCCGAAGAAGGCCAACGTGAAGGGCGCCAGCCCGCTCCTGGCCCCCGTGCGGTCGAGCTTCGACACCGGGCGCCCGGTGGAGTGGAAGAAGGTTCACAAGCTCCCCGAGTACGCCTACTTCAACCACGCGGTCCACGTCAACAAGGGCGTGTCGTGCGTGTCGTGTCACGGCCAGGTGAACGAGATGAAGGTCGTGTCACACGAGAAGTTACTCACGATGGGCTGGTGCTTGCAGTGCCACAACGACCCGCACGAGCACCTGCGCGACGTGAAGGACGTGACGAACCTGAAATGGAAACCGGAGGGCGGGAAGACCGCCGGGGAGATCGGCGCGTTGCTCCAAAAGGACTTGCGCGTGGCGCCCCCGATGAACTGCCAGGCGTGCCACCGGTAGTTGCGTAACCGGGCGCCCGGAGTTTCACCCCGGGTTCCCGATCCGATTGGTTTGGTTCCGATGCGGGCGAAGGGTTCACATGGACCGACAGAGCTACTACCGCAGTCTCGAACAACTGGCGGATTCGCCGGAATTTCGGGCGTCCGCGTCGGAAGAGTTCCCCGGCTACGCCAACGTGTTCGAGTCCCTCGGCGCGGCGGAACTGAGGGGCGATGAGCCCGAATCGGTCGGGCTGAATCGCCGCAGGTTCATGGCGCTGTCGGTCGCGACGCTGGGCGCTGCGGCCCTCGCCGGGTGCCGCCGGCCGGACATCCAGATCCTCCCGTTCTCCGCGGTGCCGGACGAACAGATCGGTCACGTCGTTCCCGGTAAGCCGACGTTCTACGCGACGAGCGTTCCGCGGACCGGCGGCGCTCTCCCCGTTCTCGTGGAGAGTCACGACGGGCGCCCCACCAAGATCGAGGGCAACCCGCAGCACCCGTCCAGCCTCGGCAGCACGGACGTCCACGCACAGGCGTCGGTCCTCGATCTCTACAGCCCCGACCGCGTGATGTCGGACAAGTACCCCGGCGTGATGGAGGGGAAGGCCGCGCGGAAGTGGGAAGACTTCGACCGGTTCGCGCGCGGCGAAACCGAGAAGCTCGTCAAGGATAAGGGCAAGGGGTTCTACGTCCTCACGGAGCAGGTGCCTTCGCCCGCGCTGCGTGTACTGCGTGCGGCGATCAAGGACAAGCTCCCGCTCGCGTCGTGGCACAGCTACGAGGCCGTTGATACGAGTGAATCGCTGAAGGGTGCGGAGACCGCGTTCGGCTCGAAGTTGGTGGCGCGGTACCGCTTCGACAAAGCGGAGCGCGTCCTGGCGCTCGATAGCGATTTCCTCGGCAACGAAGCGGACGGCGTGTTCCACTCCCGCGGGTTCGCTGCGAAGCGCAAATCCGAGCACATGAACCGCTTGTACGTCGTGGAGTCGACGTACACCGTGACCGGCACAATGGCCGATCACCGGCTGCGCGTGCCGGCCACACAAGTGGGCGCGTACCTGCTCGCGCTGGCAGACGAGCTGAAGAAGACGCACGCGGCGAGCTTCAAGAAGCCGGACGCGGTGCCGGATGTGCTTCCCGCATCGACAGGCTCGTTCCCCGGTAAGTGGGTGAAGAGCGTCGCGAAGGATTTTGCCGAGCACGCGGGCAAGAGCCTCATCGTCGTTGGCCCGCGGCAAGCCGCGTGGGTTCACGCACTCGCGCACGCCCTGAACGACGCGCTGGGCAACTACGCAGCGGGGATGGCCGAGTTCCGCGACGCGCCCGCGGAACAAGTCGACAAGACGCTGAAAGAACTCGTCACGGACATCGCGGCGGGCCGCGTGAGCACGGTGCTTGTCATCGGCGGCAACCCGGTGTTCAACGCACCGGCCGACTTCCGGTTCGGTGAGGAACTCGCCAAGGTCGCGAAGAAGATCCGGCTCGGCTCGTTCTTCGATCAAACGTCCGAGAGGTGCGACTGGCACCTGCCGCTCGCGCACTTCCTCGAAGGTTGGGGCGACACGGAAGCCGGCGACGGGTCGCTCTGCTGCGTGCAACCGCTGATCGCGCCGCTCAACAGCGGTAAGAGCGGCAGTGATGATGCGGCCCCGCCCGCGCGCGGCGGGCGCACCGCGCTGGAGGTGCTCGCGCTGCTCACGCAAGCGCCCGGTGCGGACGGCAAGCCGGTCGCATCGTTCACCGCGGCGCAGAAGGCCGGTTACGGCTACGTCCGCAAGGCGTTCAGCGACCGCAGCGGCATCGCGCTGACGGCCCCGAACTTCGACGACGAGTTCAACCGCTACAAGCAGGTCGGGTTCTTCCCGGTGGACGCGGACAAAGCCAAAGCGCTCAAGTTCGCGAAGCCGGACGAGACGAACCGCAAGCCGAAGGGCGTGAGCGCGAACAAGGCGCGCGTGGCGGCCGCTCTCGCACCTTACCAGCCGGCCGAAGCGCCTACCAAGGACGCGGTCGAACTCACGTTCCACCCGTCTTACGCGCTGTACGACGGCAGCGGGGCGATGAACCCGTGGCTCCAGGAGATGCCGGACCCGATCACGAAACTCGTGTGGGACAACGCCGCGATCCTGAGTCCCGCGACCGCGACCGCGTTTGGGGTCGCGCAGAACGACATCGTTGAAATCCGGCTCGGTGAATCCACCCTCGCGGTGCCGGTGTTCGTGCTGCCGGGGCAAGCGGACTACTCGGTCGCGCTCCCGTTCGGGCAGTTCGGCCAGATGCGGATCGCGCACGTTCCCAACGGCGGCGGAACGGACGTGCTCCCGCTGCGCCGGTCCACCGCACTGCACACCGCGGTCGGTGCCACGCTGAAGAAGACCGGCCGAAAAGCGGACCTCGTGACCACGCAGGAGCACGGCGTCATCCCCGAGGGGCGCGACATCGTTCGCGAGGTGGACGCGGGCAAGAAGAAGGACGATCACCAGCCCGGTTCGGACCACGGGCACGAGAAACCGGGCGGCGCCCACGACCACGGCCCGAAGCTCGGGATCGCACCGACCGGGCACATCACCGAAGAGGCCCTGAAGAAAGAGTTCCAGGGCGGCTACGGCAACAAGCAACAGCCCCCGGCCCCGTCGGGCGTGAAGCAGGAGCGGTTCCCGCTCGACCTCGCGCGCCCGGAACTGCTCGACAGCCAGTTCCAGTGGGGCATGGTGATCGACCTCAGCGCCTGCTCCGGGTGTACCGCGTGTCTGATCGCGTGCCAGACCGAGAACAACATCCCGGTCGTCGGTAAGGACGAGGTGAAGCGCAACCGCGAACTGCACTGGATCCGCATCGACCGCTACTTCTCGTCCGCGACGACCCACGGCGAGGCCGCCGACGCCGAGCCGACGATTGTGTCGCAGCCGGTCGCGTGCGTCCACTGCGAGGCCGCGCCGTGCGAACAGGTGTGCCCGGTGAACGCGACGGTCCACAGCCCCGAGGGGCTGAACCTGCAGGTTTACAACCGGTGCATCGGCACGCGGTACTGCTCGAACGCCTGCCCGTACAAGGTCCGCCGGTTCAACTGGTTCGACTTCAACAAGCGCCGGCTGGACGAACTGCGGGTCGCGACGCCGTTCGCGAGCGGGGGCATGAGTTTCACCGAGAGCGGCGTGCCCGAGACGCTCAAGATGCAGAAGAACCCCGACGTGACCGTGCGGATGCGCGGGGTGATGGAGAAATGTACGTACTGCGTCCAGCGCCTCGAGCGCGGGAAGTACGGGGCGAAGATCGCCGCCGCGGAAGTGGCCCAGGACCGGCGCACGATCGAAACGGACGGCAGCTTCAAGACCGCGGACGGCTCGCTCTCCGCGTACAAGAAGCCGAAGAACCCGCTCGCGGCCGGCTACGACCTCGACGCGGTCGGGCGCGTGATCGTTCCAGATGGCGTGATCGTGACCGCGTGCCAGGCGGCGTGCCCGGCGCAGGCCATCACCTTCGGCAACATGCTCGACCCGAAGAGTAAGGTGGCGAAGCTGAAGGCGCAGGAGAGCGACTACCTGTTGCTCGGCGAACTGAACACGAAACCGCGGACGAGCTACCTCCCGCGCCGGTGGAACCGGAATCCGGACATGGTATCGAAATCGGGAGAGTGACGCTCCCGGCTCTCCCGGCGCCCTTCGGGGCCAGTAAGACACGTGCCCCAGCAGGGGCACCGCACATAGCCAGGGATTTCAGCCCTGGTCGATGAGGGCGAAGTGTGACCGAGACCACCCACACCCACGACACGCACGCCGGGCACGGGCCGAAGTTCCCGGACCCGCTGCCGCGCATCCCGCTCGTGTGGGGGCCGGCCGACTACTCCACCGTCTCCGAGCAGATCAGCGCGATCACCGAGAAGCCGCAGCCGTACTGGTGGTGGCCCACGCTGCTCGTCACCACGTCGCTGCTGTGCGGTGGCGTGCTGGCCGTGAGCTACCTCATCTCGACCGGCGTCGGGGTGTGGGGGAGCAACATCCCGGTCGCGTGGGCGTTCGACATCACCAACTTCGTGTTCTGGATCGGGATCGGGCACGCGGGCACGCTCATCAGCGCGATCCTGTTCCTGTTCCGGCAGAAGTGGCGCACGTCGATCAACCGGTTCAGCGAGGCGATGACGATCTTCGCCGTGATCTGCGCGTTCATTTACCCCGCGATGCACGTCGGGCGCATCTGGTACGCGTGGTTCTCGGCCCCGCTGCCGAACGCGAACCACATTTTCCAGAACTTCCGGTCCCCGCTGCTGTGGGACGCCTTCGCGATCTCGACGTACTTCACGATCTCGCTGATCTTCTGGTACATCGGCCTGATCCCGGACCTCGCGACGCTCCGCGACCGGGCCAAGAGCCGCACGCGCCAGATGATCTTCGGGTTCCTCGCGCTCGGGTGGCGCGGGAGCACGCGGCACTGGCGCCACTACGAGGTGGCGTACCTGATGCTCGCGGGCCTCAGCACGCCGCTCGTGTTGAGCGTCCACTCGGTCGTGAGCTTCGACTTCGCCACGTCGCTGATCCCGGGCTGGCACACGACGATCTTCCCGCCGTACTTCGTGGCCGGGGCGATCTTCGGCGGGTTCGCGATGGTGCTCCAGTGCATGATCCCGGCCCGCGCCGTGTACAAGCTCGAGAACGTCGTCACCATCAAGCACATTGATGTGATGTGCAAGTTCATCATGGCGACGGGGACCATCGTCGGGTACGCCTACTGCATGGAGCTGTTCATCGCGTGGTTCTCCGGCAACCCGTATGAATGGCAGACGTTCAAGAACCGCGCGTTCGACGGCGACTACACCTGGGCCTACTGGGTGATGATGACGTGTAACCTCTTCATCCCTCAAGTGTTCTGGATCCGGTGGTGCCGGCAGACGCCGTGGTTCGTGCTCATCATCGTGACGTTCGTGAACGTCGGGATGTGGTACGAGCGGTTCGTCATCATCGTGCAATCGCTCCACCACGACTTCCTGCCCGGCTCGTGGGGGCAGTTCCACCCGACGTGGGTGGACTGGCTCCAGATGATCGGCGACTTCGGGCTGTTCTTCACGTTCACCCTGCTGTTCGTCCGGTTCCTGCCGATGGTGGCGATGGCCGAGGTGAAGGGCGTGCTGCCGATGGCGAACCCGCACTACCACCCGACGCCGGAATCACAGTACCTGAAGGACGAGCACGGCCAGTACCCGACCGAGGACCACGCGATGGCCGCAGCCTACGGCCCGCCGTCGCACCCGCCGACCGAAGTGCAACCGCACACCGAGCCGGTCCCGGCGTTCATCCCGACCCCGGGCGGGACGGGCAAGCCGTGGGGCGCGGTCGCCGAGTTCGCCAACGGTACGGACCTGCTCGCCGCCGCGAAGAAGGCGCTCGCGGCCGGCTACAAGCACCTGGATGCGTGGACGCCGTTCTATGTCCACGGGATGAAGGAAGCGATCGGGCGCACGCGGAGCCGGCTGCCGCTGTTCACGCTCGCCGGAGGGCTGACCGGGCTGACCGCGGCCGCGGCGCTGCAGTTCTACCTCATGACGTACTACTACCCGACCATCGTGGGCGGGAAGGAGTACCGGGCGTGGGAAGCGTTCGTGCCGGTGTTCTTCGAGATGACGATTTTGTTCTCAGGGTTCTTTACGCTGTTCAGCCTGATCGGGCTGTGCGGGCTGCCGAAGTTCTTTCACCCGCTCGATAGTCACCCGACGTTCAACCGCGGGACGCAGGCGGGGTTCTTCCTGACAATCGAAGCCCTGGACGCGAGTTTCAGCCCGGACGCGACCCGCGCGTTCCTGGAGTCGCTCGGCGGCAAACACGTGGCGGTGGTCGAAGCATAAGTCGACTTACCCGGTCCCTGAAAAGGGGCAGAAGGTTTTGGTTTTGCTCCCCTTCCCTTCAGGGAGGGGGC
The Gemmata palustris DNA segment above includes these coding regions:
- a CDS encoding DNA translocase FtsK, yielding MTEKNAPSVQSSWRVDALVITLFAVGTVLAVAVGSSRALGSGPNLFGSWGEVGAGWLLDPLGWAAIVLLAGWFAVAALLIVRRTTLRLITRVLGWGTVTISTAVGVDWFGMGLPAPTVAGRGGSVGAYLRFGLEDATEPGIALAVLALVTLVGLALVADRLVVAVARVSWVVLRAVWRGAVWVNDRVADAMEAVIGRVAKVLNVIGRSALSVAKGALAVVPARKAVSPAASTMHVAPITKIGPASVSTATPAPVRSPIPPESSPEDDAAPETKPEDIPIHVHAGSKLAPLLRAVPPLDEPLSTIEYELPSLSLLNDPEPFPVEDHEQKLREMAVLLEKTFQDFGLNVKVVGIHTGPVITQYEITLETGMRLNKVTTLADDLALNLRVASVRVVAPLPGRNTVGIEVPNEIRQTVQLKELVGALAHTPKVSKFKLPLFVGKDVEGRPLAFDLATMPHLLIAGSTGTGKSVCLNTIIVSLLLTRRPDECRMILIDPKKVELSDYAQIPHLMTPVVKEDKKADAILAWAVDKMEERYEWLHRARVRNIASYNELPFEEIARRVNPDSEDELRAIPRKMPYIVIVIDEVGDLMMKMKKEIEGNIILLAQKSRAAGIHLILATQKPTVDVVTGLIKSNMPARICFRVTNRSDSAVVLDEKGGERLLGKGDMLFLQTGVLTRAQGAFVEDQEIERVVGAIATDTPSYDNELLNLKTREQVEAANSGGEVGEKLRERDPVYEQAVEIVIREQRGSTSLLQRALGIGYGKASRLIDYMAEDGIVGGFNGSNARQVLILPDEWEARKRAVPAG
- a CDS encoding tRNA (cytidine(34)-2'-O)-methyltransferase — translated: MLHVALWEPEIPPNTGNIARLCAATGTRLHLIGRLGFRLDDRSLRRAGLDYWHAVDVVRHVTFEDFERALGEPTPRIWCVETPNDKPYTRADFVDGDCLLFGSESSGLPHSIRERFAERLIGIPMPTGAVRSLNLATSVGIVLYDALRRLHGW
- a CDS encoding TAT-variant-translocated molybdopterin oxidoreductase, with product MDRQSYYRSLEQLADSPEFRASASEEFPGYANVFESLGAAELRGDEPESVGLNRRRFMALSVATLGAAALAGCRRPDIQILPFSAVPDEQIGHVVPGKPTFYATSVPRTGGALPVLVESHDGRPTKIEGNPQHPSSLGSTDVHAQASVLDLYSPDRVMSDKYPGVMEGKAARKWEDFDRFARGETEKLVKDKGKGFYVLTEQVPSPALRVLRAAIKDKLPLASWHSYEAVDTSESLKGAETAFGSKLVARYRFDKAERVLALDSDFLGNEADGVFHSRGFAAKRKSEHMNRLYVVESTYTVTGTMADHRLRVPATQVGAYLLALADELKKTHAASFKKPDAVPDVLPASTGSFPGKWVKSVAKDFAEHAGKSLIVVGPRQAAWVHALAHALNDALGNYAAGMAEFRDAPAEQVDKTLKELVTDIAAGRVSTVLVIGGNPVFNAPADFRFGEELAKVAKKIRLGSFFDQTSERCDWHLPLAHFLEGWGDTEAGDGSLCCVQPLIAPLNSGKSGSDDAAPPARGGRTALEVLALLTQAPGADGKPVASFTAAQKAGYGYVRKAFSDRSGIALTAPNFDDEFNRYKQVGFFPVDADKAKALKFAKPDETNRKPKGVSANKARVAAALAPYQPAEAPTKDAVELTFHPSYALYDGSGAMNPWLQEMPDPITKLVWDNAAILSPATATAFGVAQNDIVEIRLGESTLAVPVFVLPGQADYSVALPFGQFGQMRIAHVPNGGGTDVLPLRRSTALHTAVGATLKKTGRKADLVTTQEHGVIPEGRDIVREVDAGKKKDDHQPGSDHGHEKPGGAHDHGPKLGIAPTGHITEEALKKEFQGGYGNKQQPPAPSGVKQERFPLDLARPELLDSQFQWGMVIDLSACSGCTACLIACQTENNIPVVGKDEVKRNRELHWIRIDRYFSSATTHGEAADAEPTIVSQPVACVHCEAAPCEQVCPVNATVHSPEGLNLQVYNRCIGTRYCSNACPYKVRRFNWFDFNKRRLDELRVATPFASGGMSFTESGVPETLKMQKNPDVTVRMRGVMEKCTYCVQRLERGKYGAKIAAAEVAQDRRTIETDGSFKTADGSLSAYKKPKNPLAAGYDLDAVGRVIVPDGVIVTACQAACPAQAITFGNMLDPKSKVAKLKAQESDYLLLGELNTKPRTSYLPRRWNRNPDMVSKSGE
- a CDS encoding aldo/keto reductase — its product is MKHRKFGDANVSEVGLGCWQIGGDQWGDVAESDALEVLRASVEAGVTFLDTADVYGAGRSEELIGHFLKNYPRERFFIASKFGRFPRPGWPSNFEPKTIREHTENSLKRLGIERLDLTQLHCLPMEQLQRAEVWDTVRALKREGKIARFGASVESVAEAEECIKHEDCASLQIIFNIFRQTPETSGLLARCKARGVAIIVRLPLASGLLAGKYTPATTFGPNDHRTINRNGEKFNVGETFAGLGFEKGLETVEKLKPLVPAGYTLPQLALRWCLDHDAVTTIIPGARNRSQARANAAASDLPPLPADAHAQLREFFVSAVKPLVRGPD
- a CDS encoding cytochrome c3 family protein, producing the protein MPSIFSRSLDGHVRQAVIGLGVLVALVGTGWYYYALPSYTRVGYTPEQPVPFSHELHAGKLGMDCAYCHQSVFESPHASVPSSQTCMNCHNPKKANVKGASPLLAPVRSSFDTGRPVEWKKVHKLPEYAYFNHAVHVNKGVSCVSCHGQVNEMKVVSHEKLLTMGWCLQCHNDPHEHLRDVKDVTNLKWKPEGGKTAGEIGALLQKDLRVAPPMNCQACHR
- a CDS encoding DUF3341 domain-containing protein; protein product: MAAAYGPPSHPPTEVQPHTEPVPAFIPTPGGTGKPWGAVAEFANGTDLLAAAKKALAAGYKHLDAWTPFYVHGMKEAIGRTRSRLPLFTLAGGLTGLTAAAALQFYLMTYYYPTIVGGKEYRAWEAFVPVFFEMTILFSGFFTLFSLIGLCGLPKFFHPLDSHPTFNRGTQAGFFLTIEALDASFSPDATRAFLESLGGKHVAVVEA